The genome window CGCCGCAGCCAGTGCCGCAGCATCATAGGATCCCGGATCCAAAACAACCAGTCCTCCTGAACCGTTCGGCATCATCACTTCTTTGAATTCAATATCACCGGTCAACTGATAGACAGCTGCATACGTCGCATCATTTTTCTGACCCTCAATTTTCAAGGTGGCATCGGAATAACTCTGATCGAACTGGATCGTCCACGTATAAGCAGCATTGCCACTGTCCTTGATGTCAAAGGTTCCGAAAAAACCGCTGTCGCTTGCGTTGACGACCATACTTTTCCCGGATTTGTTAAAGTTCTGGAGCGTCAACACCGCATTGCTTGTACTCGAGAGTCCGGTATTCCATTGCAGATTACCGTCAATCAGCAGAACCGTCGAATTGGCTGTAACACGAATATTGCCAAGAACAGTTGCTGTTCCGGCCGAACGGGTCTGCCACTGGCATCCGTTCATATACAATGTGGAGCCGATACTTCCGCCGCCTTTGCTGTAAAAAACGGTTCCGGCATCCATCGTCAGGCTGTCTCCCGCAAACCCTCCATACGTTGTCCCCAGTCCCAGAAGTACTGCGGCTGACGAGCCGTCATGCACATAGTCATTGCCGCCGGTCGGAACCGTCGCCGGATCCCCCCAGATCGAAGCGTTCCAATCCACATTTCCGGCTGCTGATGAATTAATCGCAATTTCAGCAGCCTGAGACACAAATGCCAGCCCGATCAAACAGAACCAGCCCATCATCACTATCTTCTTCATACGCATCTCTCCTCTCCATTTCCACTCTTATGCCAACGTTTGTACAAAATTGCATACCTGTTTACAAGCCCATTTTAAAACAGATTGTGCCCTCGTTTTCCGTTTATTTTCCGAACTGCGGATTGGCGACCGGAATTTCGCAGCCGGACGCCTTCAGATGCTGCATCAGCATGCTGCGCATCAGCGCGGCAACCCCCGGCATTCTGCTGAGAATATTTTGGGACTGACCGATGTCGTTCTCCAAATCGAACAGTTCGTGCGGGCGGCCGCCGGCGGGCGACAAAGCCTGCTCCCAGTAATGGATGTAGACATACCGACCGCAACGCACAGCGCTTAACGGTGAGTTTTTTGTGTAGTAGTGCGGCTTGTGCCAATAGACCGCCTCGCGGCCCAGAGCTCCGCCTCTGAGCGCCGGTACCATGCTGACGCCGTCGAGGTGCTGCTGAGGCTGCAGCGGCAGCCCGGCCATTTCCAGACAGGTCGGGAAATAGTCCGGCGTAATGACAACCTCATGCGACAGCGATCCCGGTCTGATTTCGCCCGGCCATTTCACAATCAGCGGAACGCGGTGCGATCCCTCAAACTGCCCGCCCTTCTGGCCGCGCAGCGGAGCCATGGACGTCAGTTCATACGGGTTTTTGCAGATTACCTGATCCACACCACCATTGTCAGATGTAAAAATCACCGCCGTATTTTCCGCAATCCCCAACGCGTCGAGTTCATCAAGCAGGCGGCCGACTTCCCGGTCCAGCTCTTCAACCATGGCGACATAATACGGCGAATATTCTTTTCTCTGCTCGTCGGTCAGCAGCCGATTGTATTTGTCAACAAACGGCTGGGTGGCCTGAACCTGCACATGAACCGCATTGTGCGGAACGTACAGGAAAAACGGTTTTTGCTGCGCGACGCTGTCGCGCATAAAACCGATGGACAGATCGGTGATCGCAGTCATTTTCTTCGGATCTTCAGGCACCACAGTCGGCGGCGTAATCCACATATCGCAGTGCGGTTGTTCGTGCACATCAAAACCGAGCTGCGTCAAATCCTCGTTGCCGCTGCCGAAATGGGTTTTTCCGAAAAGAGCCGTGCGGTATCCGGCATCCCGAAACGCCCGGGCAATGGTGTATTCGGACGGCTGAACGCCGTCATCTTCGGTAATTTCCGGCTGGATCAGCTTTATGCCGGTTGGATTCTGCTCCACGCTGCCAAGTTGCTTATGGTGGTTTGTCAGCGCCGTAAAATGCAGTCGCCCCGGATACTTGCCGGTAATCAGACTAGCGCGAGTCGGTGCACAGATGCTGCAGGCGGCATAGGCATCCGTGAACCGCATACCCTGCGCAGCCAGCCGGTCGATATTCGGCGTTTCAAACACCTCACCGCCGTAACAGCCGAGATCTTTCCAGCCCATGTCGTCAATCAGGATGAACACCACATTCAGCGGATCCGCAGCCAGCGCCGGGCGGTTGCCCACCAGCAGTCCACACAAAATTAATGCCTGTAAAAACCTGTTTCGCATATAACTCCTTCACTCCACCGGTTCCGTATAAACATCGCCGATATATACATCCCGGAATGCCTGCAGCCGGAAATCCGCTCCGTTGCAGCGACCGGAAAACCGCGCATCGTCCAGCCAAACCCTGAACTGACGCCACTGGCCGCTGCCTTTCATTTCGACAAGACCGGCGGACTTCCAGGGTTTGGAAACGGCATCATACGTAAACTCAATCGCCCCCGGTCCATCGTCCAGATAGTTGACCACAATACACTGTTTCAGGCGCTGCCCGTTGCGAAGCGCAGCGTCGCCCGCATGATAATAGGCCATCCGAAGAACCGTCGCCACATGGGACATGCGCAGCGCTTCGCGCCCGGCAATGCGCTCCGGCTTCATCAGGCTCTCGTCCGGCTTTTCCATCACCGAACACGCAATCGCACCGACCGGCATGCTGTCCGCCGCAGCGCTGTCCAGAAACGGCGCCTTGAACACCGGCATCGGAAAATCATCCGTGCGAAACGGCGAAGCCGGCAAGCCGGCACTGTTGGCAAGATTGCACAGCGGAAAGTTGGCCCATCCGTATCGAACCGCCACCGGATTAGCGACGTCATCACTCCATACCTCAACCGTATCCGCACCCACGATGGCGGCGGATGCAGGAACAAACAGGTGATCGGCTCCACACATTTCAAACCCGGACAGCGTGTCTGTATCCACAACACAAGCCTCCGGATCGGTGCCCGGCGCCAGTCCCTTGTTTTGGTTCATCGCCACACGGACTGTTTTCAATCCTTTCCCGACATTGGAAAAGTCGAGCTGAACACGGGGCCCGGCAATCCGGTATTTTCCAACCTTTGGAAAACCCGGGGTGTCCAGCAAACCCATGTCCCGAAGCGCCAGATCCGCCAGTCGCTCACCGACCGGTTTTTTATCCATCGGATGAATATCAGAATACTCGCCGAGATCCGTAATCACAACCCGACCGGTATACGGCAAAGAAAGTGTTTTTTCCTGCGCTTCGCGAACCCACGCCCACGACTCGCCCGATCGGTCCCAGTGCACCCGACCGTATGGCGCCAGCTGAACAAAATAGAACGGGAGATCGGAATCCCCGAACACATCCCGCCAGGATGCAATTAATCCTTCAAACAGCTGATCGTAGCGCACAATCGACGGCTGACTGGCATTGCTCTCGCCCTGATACCAAATCACCCCTTTGATCGGCAAACGGCAAAGTGCGTGGATCATTCCATTATAAAGAACCGACGGCTGCGATCGAGGGGGTACCCCGCGGTCCGACGGCGCCTGCAGAGCACTTTGCCCCATCGCCTCCAATGCGGTTGCCGACATCCACGGAGAAACCTCTGAACCGCCCACCGCGCTTTCGATCACCCCGATCGGCACCCCGCTCTCCCGCTGAAGCCGCAAACCGAAACAAATTCCCACCGCCGAAAAGACCGGAACCGATGATTCGTCGGCAACCAGCCAGGTTTTATAAATCCCCTCGCCGCTCACATCCTCCTGAGGCGTCTTCGCCGCATTAAAATCCACATTGAACAGACGAAGCCGGTCATTACTGACTCCCTCAAGCTCCTTTGCAAGAAACGGATAATTCCGAACCGGCGTATCCATATTGGACTGCCCGCCGCACAGCCAGACATCGCCGACAAGAAGATTGGAAAGTGAAACCTGAAACTCGAAACTGGAAACTCGAAGCAAACAACCGGTGGATGAGGCTTTCATTGGATCAAGAACAACCTGCCACTCGCCAAGGGCACTTGTCACTCCACTCTTCTTCTGACCGGCAAATTCAACAGTAATTTCTGCACCGGGCTCCGCGGTTCCAAACACCGGAAGCGGCTTGCCGCGCTGCAGAACCATATTGTCCATAAACAGCCCGTCAAGCGTCAGGCCGGCCGCCGCAAAGCAGCTCAGACTGACCGCAGAAACCTGACATAACACGCTGAAAATAAAACGTCTCACAGAATCCGCCCCGTCACTTGATTGCACACAAAACAATTGTGCCAACGTTTGTACAAAAACGACCCACAACCTGTCAAACGCTTTAGGTTTCAAAGTTGAACGCGAACCGCAAAGAACCACGAATGAGCGCGAATTGGAATGTACACTTATTTCACGGGCATCCGCACGGCGTCCGGCCAGCAGCGCCGCGCCAGCGGCAACCACGTTCATTGGCCAGAACACTTTGGCATTCCATTATTGATAGATCTTCAGGTTCAGCAAATTACGGAACTCCCCGTATGGGGTCACAGGCTGAACAAATTTTTGATTGCGTAAAGGCATGTACGAATCGGACACCTCGGTCTCCAGCCAGCGCCGCAGCAGCTGACACAATTCTTCGGTTTTCTCAGGCATCTCAGCAGACACATCAACCGCCTCACCAATATCTTTCTGAAGGTCATACAATTCCACTTTACCGGTATAATAATAAATCAGCTTGTAATGACCCTTTCGGACGGCAGACATCGGAGGATCATACGGCAGTGCAGCCCCGGCCTCTGCCGCCGGCCACCAGAACGGAAAATGTAAAAACAACGTATCGCGTCCGTACCCGGCGGCATCCGTGGGATCTTTGAGCAGAGCCGACAGCAAACCGTGACCAGTCCGGGCTTCCAGGCCGCCGGCTTCAAGCAGCAGCGAATAGATATCCTGCCCAGTCACCGGAACCTTGCAAACCGACCCGGGAGCCACCTGCCCCGGCCAGCGCACAATAAACGGGACACGCACGCCGCCCTCAAACACATTCCCCTTGCCGCCGCGCAGCGGAACATTGGATGTAATGATCTTGTCGTGCCACTTGTGCCCCTCCGGAGCAAACTGAAAGCGGTTGATTCCGCCGTTGTCGGACAGGAATATCACCAGCGTGTTTTCAGAAAGCGGACGTCCGTCAGCACCGTTGGTCCGCTCGAGCTTATCCAGAACGCGACCGACCGCATCATCAAAACTTTTTACCATCGCCGCATAAACGGGATAAGGATCGGCCCGGTCATCCAGCCAGCCTTGGCGCCCTTTCTTCTCGAAGTGCTCGCGATAGCCGGAGGCCGGATCATCCTGAAACGGGGAATGAACAGATCCGCTGCAGTAATACAGAAGGAACGGACGGAGTCGGTTTTCCTCAATGAACCGGCAGGCTTCCCCGCTCTCCGCCACGGCCAGGTAGCTGTCTTTCGGCTGATTCATCGGCGTGCCGTACTGTTCCCACTCCGGATACCAGTTCCGGTAATTGGACCCGCCTTTGTCAAAATAAGCAATGGTTTCAAACCCCTGCGCCATCGGCGTGGCGGATTCAATTTTATTATGATAGCCGATATGCCATTTCCCCAGGAACCCGCAGCGGTAACCGGCCCGATTCAGCCGCTCGGCAAAGGTTTCGTATTTCCCGTCGACAAACATGCGGTTGGAGGCCGGCAGGACTGCAAACTCCCGGTTTCCCTGCCAGCCGTCCGGATCGACAATTTCGTTGAAGTATTCATCGTGCGGACAGTCTACCGTTGCCTTGATGACCCCAGTCTCGACATTATGACGGCCGGTCAGCAGCATGGCTCGCGTCGGGCTGCACATTGGCGAGACATAGGCCTGGGCAAAGCGCATGCCCTGCTCCGCCAACCGGTCGATGTTCGGCGTTTCATAATACGCCTCACCCGTCTCACTGAATTGCTTCTGATAGACAGACGTGTCCATCCATCCCAGATCGTCGGCCAGGATAAAAATGAGATTCACCGGTTGTTCGGCCCCAAACAGCATTCCTGAAAAGCCGATGCACATACCAAGCGCGCCAACCAGTCTTCTTGTTTTGCGGTGCGGCCGCCACGAAAAGCAACGGCATCCATCTTCTGTTTTACCGGTCAGAGTCATTTTATTTTGACCTCCAGGTCGAACGGCAAAGCCGGCAGCCCCGTTTTATTGTACAAAGCCCACTCGGGCGTATTCTTGAAGGCGTAGCGAACCCGTTCCACTTTTTTATCTCCGACTTCAAACTGCATGGTGCCTTCAGAAACCGTTTCCGCCGGAAAATCCTGCACCTCTCCGTCTACGAAGACGGCTGTAAAATTCCCCGCGCCCGCTGGTTTAACGACCAAGCCGCCTGGACAGTTTGTAAAAGCAACCGAGACCTTCGAACCTTTCTGCACTGCCGAAACAACCTCCGGACCCCGGAAAACCACCTCTTTCCCGTAGGTCTGGTTCAAGGCGCTGAGCGCCAGGCGCGTGCCGACCGGCTTTTTATTGAGCGGATGCAGATCTTTTTCTTCGCCCACATCGTAGGCCGTGCCGATTCCGGTGTACGGAAGCTCCAGAAAATCCTGCTGTATCTGCCGGAACTGCGCCCACAGGTTGCGATCGTCATTGGCTCCGTAGCCTGCAAGCTGAACAATGTAGACCGGCAGGTTTGGATCCTCGAATTTACGGCGCATCATGGACAGGTAATCCTCAAACCAGCCCCGGTATGCGTCGACTGTCTGCTGCCCCGACAGGGCTTCGGTTTCGCCCTGATACCAGACGACCCCCCTGATGCGCAGCGAAATGATCGGCGCGATCATCGCGTTGTAGCAGTGCGCAGAGACCCGCTGCATGATGCCTGGTTTCTTTACTCCGCTTTCGGCAAAAATGCGGTCCCGCTCGGCCTGAATCGCACGGTAACGCGCATCTTCACGCTGGATCACATCGCGAGCAGGCGTTTTTTCGAGCGTTTCGTCATCCATGTAGCTGACCACCGTTGCTCCGCCGTAGCAGTTCTGGATCAGTCCGACAGGCACGCCCAGCTCCTGGTACAGGTGCAGGCCGAAATAGAAACCCACGGCCGAAAAGTTCGCTGCGGTGTCAGGCGTGCAGACCTCCCAGCCGGGCTTGCGGATCAGTTCGGCCTTCGGCTCTTCCGCCGTGTCGGGAACCACGTTGCAGAAGCGAATCAGCGGATAATCCGCAGCAGCAATATCCTGCGCGGTATTTATGCATTTTCTGACAGCAACGCCCATGTTCGACTGGCCCGTGCAGAGCCAGACTTCGCCGACAAGAAGATCGGAATAATGAATTGCCGGATCATTGGCGTCGGAGGAAGCAGTCAGGCCCCGGGGGATGGAAGAAACCGGCATGGGATCGAGATCGACCCGCCAGCTTCCATCAACATCGACTGTTGCCGACTTTCTCTGGCCTGCAAATTCGACCGTGACTTCGGTTCCGGGGTCGGATTTGCCCCAGACCGGAACCGGCGCCCCGGCCTGCAAGACCATGTGATCCGAAAAAACAGCAGACAGCTTCAGCTCCGCCCCTGCGCTCAATCCGAGCAGCATCGCCATCATGACGGCATGAATGACTTTGTTTCTCATTTATTGTTCCTTTACAGATTGGAGCAGCCAGTTTTCGACGCCATGCGTCATGATCTGAACGAGCCCGTTTTTATCGGTCAGCCAATGGATCGGCTGAACCCCGCGGCCGGTCTGCAGATACGAATCAAAGAGAACGGTTTCCCCAGAAACAGGCACTGGAAGTTCGGTTTCAAATTCCAGTCGCTGGTCGGGGTGAATCTTGGCCAACTCGCGAAGCATGGTGAAACGAAGCGGTGTTTTCCCGGAGTTGCCGTTCATAAGAAGATGGGGCAAGGTGAATTCGCTCCGCAGCGTTCCCGGCGCCTCCTGTTCGATCCGCAGCTGTTTCCCGGAAAGTCTGATAGTATTGTTTACATGCGTCCCCTCCATACTCAGCTCAGCGAACGAAATCATGTCGGGCGGGATCGGCTCGGTGAGCGCGGAGCGAAAGGACCAGCTCTGCGGGATTTCGTCGGCATCAACCCGCAGCACCGCCTGGAACGTCCCGGTCTGCCGTTCCCGGACACGGCTCCCTCCCCAATACGGAAGCACAACCTGTTTCTCGATCCGGTATTCGGCCCCCGGCCCCTTTTGTGACCGGCTCAGCGTGAGATGCCCCGCCGGCGGATTCAGGTCGTTACCGGAGAGGCCTTTTCCGTTCCAGCGGATGATCTGATAAGTCAGCGTATAGTTTCCCGTCAAACCCGTTTTTCTTACAGGAACAAACTGCGGCACCGCACGCGAAACCGGTTCAATCTGAAAAGGCGCATCCAGCTGGGCAACTCCGGCAAGCAGCGGGAGTTTTCCGGAAGCAAGCCAGGCGGAAACCGCGGCGGTAAACTTGAGAAACTCACGTTTTTTCACTGGCTTACCCCCAGCTCCTCTTTCATGGACGCATACCACTCGAGGTAGTCATACAAATGCCGGCGGCCCTCAGGAACGGTATCCGGCATCGGCGCGGGGTCGACCCGACTCAGATAGTCGGCAAAATAGGCTTTGTGCCGTTCGATGATGTCTTTGACCTCCGGATTTTCGGCCAGGTTATTTTGTTCGAGCGGGTCCCTGATCAGGTCGTACACATCGATTTTTCCGTCGCTGTAAAAAATGGTTTTAGCCCCCCGGGTATCCCGAAATGAAACCCCGAGATAAGGCACGGATGTTTCGCCGACGACATAGTCGCGCCATTCCGCCTTTTTCTTTTCAAGTAACGGACGCAGGCTGCGACCGAACCCTGTTTTCGGCAGCGGCGGCGATTCAGCATAGTCGCAGAACGTTGCGGCCACATCATAGCCGCTCGCCAGATGTTCGCTGTCGCGCACCCCGGCAGGAATATCGCTGCCCCAAAAAATCATCGGCACCCGCCAGGACTCCTCTTCCAGAAACCCCTTGCTGAGTTTGCCGTGGAAACCAAGCCCGTCGCCATGGTCGCTTGTCAGCAGAATCAGTGTATTTCCGGCATACGGTGAGTTTCTGACCGCATCCATAACCAGACCGATCTCTGCGTCCACCGCCTCACACTCGCGATAATACTGATAGGCGTAATATTGCCAGTCGGACCGGCTCCAGCCTCTGCCGTAGCCGGAATCGGACTTGAAATTTTCCGGAACAGGCGGCATTTCCTCCCGAAAGACCGATGCCATGGCATACTTGCCCAGCACTTCGCCGCCCGCACCTGCGCGGAAACAGCAGTCGTGCGGAGCCAGATAGCTGACATTCAGAAAGAAGGGCTGATCCGACACCGGCCGGTTCTGAAGCCACCCGAGCGCGGAGCGGGTCACCAGCGGATCGGTTAATTCTCCGAACGGAGATTCCGGCTGGGACGATAGCAGAACATCGAAACTGTCCCGGCAGGTCCGGCCGCTGACATGCCATTTCCCGGTATAAACGGTTTCATAACCGGCGTTGCGCAGCCACTGGCCCAGATCGGGCAGCTCATCGCGAACCGGCATGTCATTCACCATCACGCCGCTTTCCTTGCTGGAACGTCCGGTGAACCAGGCCGTGCGCGCCGGACAGCACTGCGGCATAACGCTGTACGAATTCATGAACGAAAACCCTTCCCGCACCATCCGGTCGAGATTGGGAGTCTTCACATACGGATTGCCGTAGGCGGACAGTGCCTGATGGTGCATCTGGTCCACCTGAATGAACAGCAGGTTCGGCCGTCGTTTCATCTTCTGTTCCTGTTGCGGGCGGCCGCCTGTATGCATCCCGCCCGACGTTGCCTTCATTGTCAGTTTGATTCCGCCAGTTTGACGGCATAGTTCCCGCCGTCCAGAACAGCCGGCCCGCCGGCGTCGAGCTCTACCACGTCGCCGACCTCCCACTCTCCGGATAGAGAGCTGAGCGTAATGTTTTCCTGCCCGATGAATGCCCGGACCGCATCCAGATCAATCCGGCCCTGCGGCTGCGCGGGGCGGAACAACAGGTTCCAGCGGGTTTTATCCAGACGGAACAGAACGATTTTCCCGTCAACCGAAAGCGCATCGGACGCGCGCCGCTGGTCGGACCGGCACCAGTAGAAGCCGTCTGTTTTGATAAAGGTCACGGCGGCGCCGCCCTCGATCAGCCGGCCCTGTTCCGTTCCGGAGGCGTGGGCATAAAAGCCCATTGGCGCCAACATTCTTGTCTGCCCTTTCACCCGGATATCAACCGGCGTTTCCCCGTAGTTCACCCAGACCTCAGCTCCGTTATCAAACTTCGTTTTCTGAACCAAACGATCCGCCGTAACAAACTCATGAGAGACCATTTGATGACCGAAAACCGCCTCGTGGAACTTTGCCGTCAGGTAATAGGATTCCATGAACCGTTTTTGATTCTTCGGCCAGCCGTAGCCGCGGAAGTCATCGCGCCAGAACAGGGACGATGCCCCGTACAGCATGGCGGTCAGGTCTTTCTGCGCGGAGATTTCCGGAGCCAGTTCATAGAACCAGCCGGGCGAGTCTCCCCAGTACCAGGTGGAGTCCGAGCAGTCGTGATACACCAGCTGCCAGAGCGGAATGCGGTTTTTTGGGCTGACTCCATATTTCAAATAGAGCGGACTGAAATCATCCAGCGATTTCGGGCTGCGCAGGTGCCCGGGATTCCATCCGTTCTTATTGTCGCCCGCGGTCCACCAGAGGGCCCCGCTCAGCGATCCTTCCGTATAGTCGACTTCATCCACCGCCCAGTCATTGCCGTGCTCCGTCCCGAGCACCAGCCCCTTGCCGGTATAATACTTGAGCACTTCGAGCTTGTTCCGCATATCCTGGAAACGATCGAAGGTGTGCTCCGGATGATAATCCTCCGCCACATCCATCGCACACATCACATCGATAAAATGCGCATTAAACCCGACGTCTTCAATCAGGGCCTTGCTGTATGTTTGTGCCGCATTGAGCGCATATGCGGATGAACGGGAATAGTACTGCAGCCCCTCCAGCGTGCGCCACCCCTTGACCAAACCGCCGCCGGGCCGCACCACCCGGGCCGTTTTCTGAATGTTATCCCGCTGGAACCAGGTTTCACCTTCCAGAATATCTGAATAACTGTCATAGCGCAGCGTCAGGTATCCCATTTCATTCAGCTTTTCCAAATCCGCCCGGCCGCGGCCGCCGCGCTCGGCATTACAGAACGTGGCGCGGGTTACGCCCAGATTGCGCGCATCATGAAGGAACTCAAATACATCGCCATCGCCCCAGATCGGCGGCGATCCGGCAAGACGCATCACATCCGGACGCCCGGCCGCCTTCTGAGCCAGCGTTTTGAGCCGGCCCTGCTCTTTCTGATGGTCCCGGTACATGCCGGCCAGCGCAACATAACCGCCGCCATCCGAAAAGTGATAGGAAATCCGCCGGCGAAAAGCCATCGTCCCCATACTGCCCTGCCACAGCGGCTGCGGCCAGATTCCGTCCGGTGTTTTTTTCAAATGCATGGCCGAACAGTGCGGCGTCTCAAACAGAATCATCAAGCCGTCGCCATTTGCCAGATCAACCACCCCCAGCCATGGCATATCCAGACATGAAGTATTGGCATAGGTGCTCAAAATCCAGTCGGCGTATCCCTTCATATCCGACTGGCCCTTCAATACCCCGCTGGAGCGATCGCAGAACACCAGATGGCCGTCGTCCAGCCTGGTTGAAAACAGCGGCGGCAGCCCGACGCAGGTCAGCGGAAGCGCCGGATCATCCGTGTACAGCTCAAAAGAAAGCGTGTTGCCGTCCAGTGCCGCATCCAGAAAGTATTGCTGTCCGCTCCCGGAATCCTCAACGGTCAGCTTCAGCAGAGATGAGCCGGCCTTCTCGACATCCTTCAGATTGAATAACCGGTATTCCGGTTTTGTGATGTGCTGCCAGCCGTCAGACCCGGATGTCCCGGCACACGAATCAAAGCGGGCGATCCACTCCCGGCCGGTTCCGGAATCCTTGACCGACAGCATATTGCGGTCGGAATCCGCCATGAACATTAAGCGTTCGTTATGAATGCTCTCCGCAAAAAACAGAGATGGAATGAGCAGGATAATACCGATTATTTTTTTCATGAGTTTTCCTTTATTAAAAATGTTCACTGGCATATTTGTTGGGCAGATGTGTTTTCATATTCCGAATGAGCTCAGCGTATTCGGGATTGGCCGCCAGGTTGGTGTATTCCCGAGGGTCCTGCGACATATCGTAAAGCTCCTCGCTTTTGTCGGCGTAGCGAATGTATTTATACTTTCCGAAACGGACCGAACTGTTTCCCGGAGATGTTGTTGTCACTGCCGGCTGGGGCCAGCTTGCGTGTACATCCTGCAAGAGTGGCGCCAGGGAATGCCCGTCAATATCAACCTTCTTCGGCAATCCTGCGAGTTCAACCAGCGTAGGATACAAGTCCAGAATACTAACCGGGGTTTTGCAAACCCGTCCCGGCCTAATCCCGGGTCCGACAATAATGAACGGCGTCCTTGTGGCATTGTCCCAGAGAGTCCACTTGCGGGTGTGCTGTTTCTCGCCCCAGTGGAATCCGTGATCGCTCCAAAAGCTGACGATCGTATTATCCCGATACGCTGAGTTCTGCCAGGCGTCGATGACCAGACCGAGGCAATGGTCGCTGAAAGTAATCGAAGCCAGATAGGCCTGCACGAAGCGCTTCCATGCCTCGGGATCTTTTTGAAGAATATCGCGAAAGAAGTTTTTTGCCCCCACGTATTTTTCGGGATCGCAGGCAGCGACAAGTGCCGGATCATTCGCAAAATTCTTAATCGCATAGGAAGGAATATCATCCATGTCATTCAATGGTGCCGCCGGCAGTTCGATGCTTTCCAGAGGATACATGTCCAGATACTTCTTCGGAACATACCATGGAGCATGGGGGCGAAAGCATCCATAGGCCAAAAAGAACGGTTCCGTATGTTCGTCCGCCAAACGTCTGGCGATGTCCTGAGCCTGCTTGTAATCAGCCATGTCTTCATCCTGAACGGTATCGCCTGTAGAAACACAAGCTGC of Tichowtungia aerotolerans contains these proteins:
- a CDS encoding sulfatase — its product is MENFFKMVFCLTMTLCTTAFSTDEKQTQRLNVLYLMADDMNSYVGFITGSSLKAQTPNLDRLAAMGVIFDQAQVACPICNPSRIAALSGIAPHHSGVYFLHQLGRDAPRLKDHVFLPQYFRRHGYRTEASGKIFHGWEPQHIWSDDTPGHDLSWDHVCPKYSWLKPLGADSGKYATGTAAGGIDGVWSEYAAMALDKKSDLMASGRAACVSTGDTVQDEDMADYKQAQDIARRLADEHTEPFFLAYGCFRPHAPWYVPKKYLDMYPLESIELPAAPLNDMDDIPSYAIKNFANDPALVAACDPEKYVGAKNFFRDILQKDPEAWKRFVQAYLASITFSDHCLGLVIDAWQNSAYRDNTIVSFWSDHGFHWGEKQHTRKWTLWDNATRTPFIIVGPGIRPGRVCKTPVSILDLYPTLVELAGLPKKVDIDGHSLAPLLQDVHASWPQPAVTTTSPGNSSVRFGKYKYIRYADKSEELYDMSQDPREYTNLAANPEYAELIRNMKTHLPNKYASEHF
- a CDS encoding glycoside hydrolase, which encodes MKKIIGIILLIPSLFFAESIHNERLMFMADSDRNMLSVKDSGTGREWIARFDSCAGTSGSDGWQHITKPEYRLFNLKDVEKAGSSLLKLTVEDSGSGQQYFLDAALDGNTLSFELYTDDPALPLTCVGLPPLFSTRLDDGHLVFCDRSSGVLKGQSDMKGYADWILSTYANTSCLDMPWLGVVDLANGDGLMILFETPHCSAMHLKKTPDGIWPQPLWQGSMGTMAFRRRISYHFSDGGGYVALAGMYRDHQKEQGRLKTLAQKAAGRPDVMRLAGSPPIWGDGDVFEFLHDARNLGVTRATFCNAERGGRGRADLEKLNEMGYLTLRYDSYSDILEGETWFQRDNIQKTARVVRPGGGLVKGWRTLEGLQYYSRSSAYALNAAQTYSKALIEDVGFNAHFIDVMCAMDVAEDYHPEHTFDRFQDMRNKLEVLKYYTGKGLVLGTEHGNDWAVDEVDYTEGSLSGALWWTAGDNKNGWNPGHLRSPKSLDDFSPLYLKYGVSPKNRIPLWQLVYHDCSDSTWYWGDSPGWFYELAPEISAQKDLTAMLYGASSLFWRDDFRGYGWPKNQKRFMESYYLTAKFHEAVFGHQMVSHEFVTADRLVQKTKFDNGAEVWVNYGETPVDIRVKGQTRMLAPMGFYAHASGTEQGRLIEGGAAVTFIKTDGFYWCRSDQRRASDALSVDGKIVLFRLDKTRWNLLFRPAQPQGRIDLDAVRAFIGQENITLSSLSGEWEVGDVVELDAGGPAVLDGGNYAVKLAESN